The Vicia villosa cultivar HV-30 ecotype Madison, WI linkage group LG1, Vvil1.0, whole genome shotgun sequence genome includes a region encoding these proteins:
- the LOC131639422 gene encoding caffeoyl-CoA O-methyltransferase-like isoform X2, producing the protein MGEENQVIENKPALYKGLLNSDALYNYILETNVFPREHPCLKELREMTEIHSQGIMLIPADEGQFLSLLIKLMNAKKTMEIGVYTGYSLLSTALALPSDGTENNKGAFDFIFVDADKNNYLNYHKRVIELVKVGGLIGYDNTLWCGSVVAPPDTIIYETIRNLREYVIEFNKYIAQDSRFEVCLVSIGDGITLCRRIK; encoded by the exons atggGTGAGGAAAACCAGGTCATCGAAAACAAACCTGCCCTTTACAAGGGTCTCCTTAACAGTGATGCACTTTATAAT TATATACTTGAAACCAATGTGTTTCCGAGAGAGCATCCATGTTTGAAGGAGCTTCGTGAGATGACAGAAATACACTCTCA GGGCATTATGCTTATACCTGCTGATGAAGGACAGTTTTTAAGCTTGTTGATTAAGCTGATGAATGCAAAGAAGACAATGGAGATTGGTGTGTACACTGGCTACTCTCTTCTCTCCACTGCTCTTGCTCTTCCCTCTGATGGAACG GAAAATAACAAGGGagcatttgattttatttttgtggATGCTGATAAGAATAACTATTTAAACTATCACAAGAGAGTAATTGAGCTTGTTAAAGTTGGGGGATTGATCGGATACGATAATACCTTATGGTGTGGATCAGTGGTGGCTCCTCCTGATACTATTATTTATGAAACCATTCGGAACTTACGTGAATATGTGATTGAGTTTAACAAGTATATAGCTCAAGATTCAAGATTTGAGGTTTGTCTGGTTTCTATAGGAGATGGGATCACCCTATGCCGCCGCATCAAGTGA
- the LOC131639422 gene encoding caffeoyl-CoA O-methyltransferase-like isoform X1: MGEENQVIENKPALYKGLLNSDALYNYILETNVFPREHPCLKELREMTEIHSQGIMLIPADEGQFLSLLIKLMNAKKTMEIGVYTGYSLLSTALALPSDGTILALDISREYFELGLPMIKKAGVDHKIEFREGPAVDLLDEILQDENNKGAFDFIFVDADKNNYLNYHKRVIELVKVGGLIGYDNTLWCGSVVAPPDTIIYETIRNLREYVIEFNKYIAQDSRFEVCLVSIGDGITLCRRIK, encoded by the exons atggGTGAGGAAAACCAGGTCATCGAAAACAAACCTGCCCTTTACAAGGGTCTCCTTAACAGTGATGCACTTTATAAT TATATACTTGAAACCAATGTGTTTCCGAGAGAGCATCCATGTTTGAAGGAGCTTCGTGAGATGACAGAAATACACTCTCA GGGCATTATGCTTATACCTGCTGATGAAGGACAGTTTTTAAGCTTGTTGATTAAGCTGATGAATGCAAAGAAGACAATGGAGATTGGTGTGTACACTGGCTACTCTCTTCTCTCCACTGCTCTTGCTCTTCCCTCTGATGGAACG ATATTGGCTTTAGACATTAGTCGTGAATACTTTGAATTAGGATTGCCCATGATTAAAAAAGCTGGAGTGGATCACAAGATTGAATTTAGAGAAGGACCTGCTGTTGATCTTTTAGATGAAATTCTTCAAGAT GAAAATAACAAGGGagcatttgattttatttttgtggATGCTGATAAGAATAACTATTTAAACTATCACAAGAGAGTAATTGAGCTTGTTAAAGTTGGGGGATTGATCGGATACGATAATACCTTATGGTGTGGATCAGTGGTGGCTCCTCCTGATACTATTATTTATGAAACCATTCGGAACTTACGTGAATATGTGATTGAGTTTAACAAGTATATAGCTCAAGATTCAAGATTTGAGGTTTGTCTGGTTTCTATAGGAGATGGGATCACCCTATGCCGCCGCATCAAGTGA
- the LOC131639437 gene encoding uncharacterized protein LOC131639437 produces the protein MSAKAMPEKEDNILKQALDARKNQKKRNQGTGAGENSGSAGSPHKIHVDERLPKRPRASEGGRPDQSNLGPGRAFVLPSCYKDGGYFEKFPLATSPDEARRISDMDPPSLQKQLACDSAAVVRVLEMAQVLASGGSGSTEALKEAEAAKKVAEDKVKTMEVERKELRKKVDAALKQKDAEVAAEKKKLADLRLEWAPSADESPDVAALKSRAEFAEKIESLKISLADMADVGFERALNQLRLLNPGLKEDNVGLSSRIVDGVLVPESPGSEE, from the exons ATGTCTGCAA aggctatgccggagaaggaggataaTATCCTGAAACAAGCATTGGATgcgaggaagaatcagaagaagaggaaccagggTACCGGAGCTGGAGAGAACTCAGGCTCGGCAGGTTCCCCTCACAAGATTCATGTCGACGAGAGGTTACCCAAGAGACCTCGTGCTTCCGAGGGGGGACGTCCGGATCAGTCGAACCTGGGTCCCGGGCGCGCCTTCGTGTTGCCTtcttgctacaaggatggaggcTATTTTGAGAAGTTCCCCTTGGCTACCTCACCggatgaagctcgtcggatcAGTGATATGGATCCCCCGTCTCTTCAGAAACAGTTGGCGTGCGACAGTGCCGCCGTGGTGAGGGTCTTGGAGATGGCCCAAGTGTTGGCTAGTGGAGGTTCGGGCTCGACCGAGGCCCTGAAGGAGGCCGAGGCGGCTAAGAAGGTGGCCGAGGACAAGGTGAAGACCATGGAGGTCGAGCGCAAGGAGTTGAGGAAGAAGGTCGATGCGGCCCTGAAGCAGAAAGATGCGGAGGTCgcggctgagaagaagaagctggctgaccttcgactcgaatgggctccctcggctgacgagtcgccGGATGTGGCAGCTCTGAAGTCCAGGGCTGAGTTTGCGGAGAAGATAGAAAGCCTGAAGATAAGCCTGGCCGACATGGCCGACGTCGGTTTCGAGCGTGCTCTTAACCAGCTGAGGCTTCTGaaccctggtttgaaggaggataaCGTCGGGCTCTCTTCGAGGATCGTAGATGGCGTGTTGGTGCCTGAGTCCCCGGGGAGTGAAGAGTAG
- the LOC131639444 gene encoding caffeoyl-CoA O-methyltransferase-like encodes MGEENQVIENKPALYKGLLNSDALYNYILETNVFPREHPCLKELREMTEIHSQGIMLIPADEGQFLSLLIKLMNAKKTMEIGVYTGYSLLSTALALPSDGTILALDISREYFELGLPMIKKAGVDHKIEFREGPAVDLLDEILQDENNKGTFDFIFVDADKNNYLNYHKRVIELVKVGGLIGYDNTLWCGSVVAPPDTIIYETIRNLREYVIEFNKYIAQDSRFEVCLVSIGDGITLCRRIN; translated from the exons atggGTGAGGAAAACCAAGTCATCGAAAACAAACCTGCCCTTTACAAGGGTCTCCTTAACAGTGATGCACTTTATAAT TATATACTTGAAACCAATGTGTTTCCGAGAGAGCATCCATGTTTGAAGGAGCTTCGTGAGATGACAGAAATACACTCTCA GGGCATTATGCTTATACCTGCTGATGAAGGACAGTTTTTAAGCTTGTTGATTAAGCTGATGAATGCAAAGAAGACAATGGAGATTGGTGTGTACACTGGCTACTCTCTTCTCTCCACTGCTCTTGCTCTTCCCTCTGATGGAACG ATATTGGCTTTAGACATTAGTCGTGAATACTTTGAGTTGGGATTGCCCATGATTAAAAAAGCTGGAGTGGATCACAAGATTGAATTTAGAGAAGGACCTGCTGTTGATCTTTTAGATGAAATTCTTCAAGAT GAAAATAACAAGGGaacatttgattttatttttgtggATGCTGATAAGAATAATTACTTAAACTATCACAAGAGAGTAATTGAGCTTGTTAAAGTTGGGGGATTGATTGGATACGATAACACCTTATGGTGTGGATCAGTAGTGGCTCCACCTGATACTATTATTTATGAAACCATTCGGAACTTACGTGAATATGTGATTGAGTTTAACAAGTATATAGCTCAAGATTCAAGATTTGAGGTTTGTCTGGTTTCTATAGGAGATGGGATTACCCTATGTCGCCGCATCAACTAA